The following coding sequences are from one Formosa haliotis window:
- a CDS encoding helix-turn-helix transcriptional regulator — translation MAEGIVYHADTCLPLIDAFRRKKIDFNGLSRHSYPGNRLDENTLGLNSVGYWDANEPQDWGLDWHRNEGIEFHFLESGSMPYAQEGKEVLLKPNHLTITRPWEAHKVGNPNIGMGKFYWVIIDLGVRRPHQDWVWPDWIALTEHDLKRLTNILRYNEKSILKTNQSIKDCFCKLNKAINADENGSSASKIRVLINQLLLALLDLLDADDIVLNEALTDSSRSVGYFLKELEKNLSEQWTIELMAQSAGVGLTRFTYHCKQITNLTPMRYLTMKRLELSKKIFQEHKNLTIAEVAYMCGFTSSQYFATVFKKHEKCSPNTYRLRCEELELQNT, via the coding sequence ATGGCAGAAGGTATTGTTTATCATGCCGATACCTGTTTGCCTTTAATAGATGCTTTCCGTCGTAAAAAAATAGATTTTAACGGACTTTCCAGGCATTCTTATCCGGGTAATCGTTTAGATGAAAATACGCTAGGATTAAATAGTGTTGGATACTGGGATGCTAATGAACCACAAGATTGGGGCTTAGATTGGCATAGAAATGAAGGGATAGAATTTCATTTTCTAGAATCGGGGAGTATGCCGTATGCACAGGAAGGGAAGGAAGTTTTGCTTAAGCCAAACCATTTAACGATTACACGACCATGGGAAGCTCATAAAGTTGGGAACCCTAATATTGGTATGGGAAAGTTTTACTGGGTGATTATAGATTTAGGTGTTAGAAGGCCACATCAAGATTGGGTTTGGCCAGATTGGATTGCCTTGACGGAACACGATTTAAAGCGACTTACAAACATTTTAAGATATAATGAAAAATCAATTTTAAAAACAAATCAGAGTATCAAAGATTGTTTTTGTAAGTTAAATAAAGCTATAAATGCCGATGAAAATGGTAGTAGTGCCTCAAAAATAAGAGTCTTAATTAACCAGTTATTGTTGGCTTTACTAGATCTTTTAGATGCCGATGATATTGTATTAAATGAAGCCTTAACCGATAGTTCAAGAAGTGTAGGATACTTTTTAAAAGAGTTAGAAAAAAATCTTTCCGAGCAATGGACTATCGAATTAATGGCACAATCTGCGGGTGTAGGTTTAACGCGATTTACTTACCATTGTAAACAAATAACAAATTTAACTCCCATGCGCTACTTAACCATGAAGCGCTTAGAACTATCTAAAAAGATATTTCAGGAACATAAAAATCTTACTATAGCCGAAGTGGCCTACATGTGTGGGTTTACGTCTAGTCAGTATTTTGCTACAGTCTTTAAAAAACATGAAAAATGTTCTCCTAATACTTATCGACTTAGGTGCGAGGAATTAGAATTACAAAACACCTAA